One genomic region from SAR92 clade bacterium H455 encodes:
- the pxpB gene encoding 5-oxoprolinase subunit PxpB, translating into MHDLHNIAIAGENSLIVYFGDAPSQSIASAIAATAAQLRTSLATQLIDLVPSYASILVIYDPFKTDHHAVRGAIRRALATPIATDNSQSGALVTLPVYYSTESGPDLQALADNAGLSIEEVIRIHQQSEYSVYAIGFAPGFAYLGELDPRIAAPRLATPRQKVPRGAVAIADRQTAVYPAESPGGWNLIGLCPELMFDPSAEPSMPVQVGDLVRFKAIDRETYLDMGGLLWTWA; encoded by the coding sequence ATGCATGATCTACACAACATTGCCATCGCTGGAGAGAATTCTCTTATCGTCTATTTTGGCGATGCGCCCAGCCAGTCGATTGCCTCAGCCATAGCCGCAACCGCCGCACAGCTGCGCACTAGTCTCGCCACGCAGCTGATCGACCTAGTGCCCTCTTACGCTTCAATACTAGTGATTTACGACCCCTTTAAAACCGATCACCATGCAGTACGCGGTGCAATTCGCCGCGCATTGGCCACACCTATTGCGACAGATAACAGCCAATCAGGAGCCCTGGTGACACTCCCGGTTTACTACAGCACAGAGTCAGGACCCGACCTGCAAGCACTGGCCGACAACGCCGGCCTCTCTATTGAAGAAGTCATCAGAATTCACCAGCAATCGGAATACAGCGTCTATGCCATCGGCTTTGCCCCAGGCTTTGCCTACCTCGGCGAACTGGACCCACGCATAGCCGCACCGCGGCTCGCCACCCCGCGACAAAAAGTCCCCAGAGGTGCAGTGGCCATTGCCGACCGCCAGACAGCAGTCTATCCGGCAGAGTCGCCAGGTGGCTGGAATCTGATTGGCCTCTGCCCAGAGTTAATGTTCGACCCCAGCGCAGAACCTAGCATGCCAGTTCAAGTCGGCGATCTAGTGCGCTTTAAAGCCATCGAC
- a CDS encoding 5-oxoprolinase subunit PxpA: MALLLNCDLGESFGAWTMGLDDQVMPHIDQANIACGFHAGDPVVIKKTLLSAKRNNVIVGAHPSYPDLAGFGRRSMKLPAIEIIAIVQYQIAALTGMAQNLGVPVTYVKPHGALYNDMMANGHIRSAIMEAIAESHLSLAFMLQATPDAETHREEAKMFGIEVIFEAFADRCYDDNGALLSRAKEGAVHNREKILAQVQQLKTEGSVTTISGHRLELQADSLCVHGDNPEGVKAIQEIRQLINS, from the coding sequence ATGGCACTACTATTAAATTGCGATCTCGGCGAAAGCTTCGGCGCCTGGACCATGGGCCTCGACGACCAAGTCATGCCCCATATAGATCAAGCCAATATCGCCTGCGGTTTTCACGCCGGCGATCCAGTGGTCATCAAAAAAACTCTGCTCTCTGCGAAACGTAACAATGTCATTGTCGGTGCGCACCCCAGCTATCCAGATCTCGCCGGTTTTGGCCGTCGCTCAATGAAACTGCCTGCCATTGAAATCATCGCCATAGTTCAATATCAAATCGCCGCTCTCACAGGCATGGCGCAGAATCTCGGCGTACCCGTAACCTACGTCAAACCCCACGGTGCCCTTTACAATGACATGATGGCCAACGGCCATATTCGCAGCGCAATCATGGAAGCTATCGCCGAATCCCATCTGTCACTGGCCTTTATGTTGCAAGCCACACCTGATGCTGAAACCCACAGGGAAGAAGCCAAGATGTTTGGCATCGAGGTTATCTTCGAAGCCTTTGCCGACCGCTGTTACGACGACAATGGTGCCCTGCTCTCCCGAGCCAAAGAAGGTGCAGTGCACAATCGTGAAAAAATTCTCGCCCAGGTCCAGCAACTGAAAACCGAAGGCTCTGTCACCACCATTAGTGGTCACCGTCTTGAACTTCAAGCTGACTCCCTCTGCGTACACGGCGACAATCCAGAAGGCGTTAAAGCCATCCAAGAAATTCGTCAGTTAATTAATTCGTAA